TTGACCAGCCCGTCGTTGCCCTCCCCGTGCAGGTCGCCGCGCGAGGAGTCCTTGATGTCCACGACCCCGACGCGCACGTCGTGTCCGGCCTCCCGCGCCTGCGCCTCGGTCAGGCCCACCGCGCCGACCTCGGGGTAGGTGAACGTCACGCGCGGCACCGCGGAGTAGTCCGCCGCGGGGCCCTCCTCGCCCAGGAGCTGGCGGATGACGACGGCCGCCTGGTACTTCGCGACGTGGGTGAACAGGCCCTTGCCGACGACGTCGCCCAGCGCCCACAGCCCCTCGACGGTCGCGCCGTCGTCGTCCCGCACGCGCAGGTGGTCGTCGACGTCGACGAACGTCCGGTCCTCGGTGTCGATCCCGACGGACTCCAGGCCGATGGCGGGCAGTCCCGTGTCGCGGCCGGCGGCGACCAGCAGCCGCTCGGCCCGGACCTCCTCGCCGTCGACGGTCAGGACGAAGCCGTCGTCGCGGTGCGTGACGCGGCTGATCCCGACCCCGGAGCGGACGGTCATCCCGTCACGCCGCAGCACGTCGGCCATGAGCGCGGAGACCTCGGGCTCCTCCTTGGCCAGGATGCGCTCCCCGGCCTCGAGCAGCGTCACGTCCACCCCGAAGCGGGCGAAGGCCTGGGCCAGCTCGCACCCGATCGGGCCGGCACCGACCACCGCCATCGTGCGCGGCAGGTCGGTGACCTTGACGATGTCGCGGTTGGTCCAGAACGGCGTGTCCGCGAGCCCGTCGATCGGCGGCGCGGCCGGCGAGGTGCCGGTGGCGAGCAGCACCGCCCTGCTCGCGGAGTACGGCGTGCCGTCGACCTCGACGCTGCGGGCGCCGGTCAGCCGTGCCTCGCCGTGGAGGACGGTCGCGCCGCGCTCCTGCAGCCGCTCGACGGACGCGGTGTCGTCCCACCCGTGGGTGCCCCTCGCGACCCGCCGGGCGACCGCCTTCCAGTCGGGTCGGACGTCGCACTCCCCCGAGACGCCGGGGGCGTGACGGGCCTCGACCACCGCGGTGGCGCCGCGCATCATCAGCTTGCTGGGCACGCAGCCGTAGTAGGGGCACTCACCCCCGGCCAGGTGCTTGTCGACCGCGAGCACCGACAGCCCCGCCCCGGCCAGCTTGTTGGCGGCGAACTCGCCGCCGGGTCCGAGTCCCACGACGATCACGTCGTACGCGTCCCCCACAGGCGTCCTCATGGGGACACCCTGCCAGGTAGGTCAGACGCGGTGGGTGCCGTCGCGCAGGATCGCGCCGAGGATGCCGTTGACGAACGCCGGGGAGTCGTCGGTCGAGAGCTCGGTGACCAGGTCGACCGCTTCGTCGATGGCGACCTCGTCGGGGACGTCGGTGTGCCGCATCTCGTAGACCGCGAGACGCAGCGCGTTGCGGTCGACCGCCGGCATGCGGGTCAGCGACCAGTCCCGGGAGTAGCGCGAGAGCAGCTCGTCGATCTCCTCCTGGTGGTCGACGACCCCGCGCACGAGCTCGACGGTGTAGCCCGCCACCGGCGGGTCCTGGTCGTCGAGCCGCTGCTGCAGGGTGCCGTCGAGCGACAGCCCGCGGACCTCGCTCTCGAAGAGCACGGTCAGGGCGCGGGACCGCGCCTTGCTCCGGGAGGAGCGGTGGGGGCGTTGCTCGGCCACGCTCGTGCTCAGCTGACCCGGCCGAGGTAGCTGCTGTCGCGGGTGTCGACCTTGACGCGCTCCCCGGTCGTGATGAACAGCGGGACCTGGATGGTGTGCCCGGTCTCGAGCGTCGCGGGCTTGGTGCCACCGGTGGAGCGGTCGCCCTGCAGGCCGGGCTCGGTGTAGGTGACCTCGAGCTCGACCGAGGCCGGGAGCTCGAGGTAGAGGACGCGGCCCTCGTTGGTGGCCACGATCGCCTCCTGCTGCTCGAGCAGGAAGTTCTTCGCCTCTCCCACGGTCTCGGGGTCGATCTCGAGCTGGTCATAGGTGCCCGAGTCCATGAAGACGTAGTTGGTGCCGTCGTTGTAGAGGTACTGCATCGTGCGCTTGTCGACGTTGGCGACCTCGACCTTGACGTCGGCGTTGAACGTCTTGTCCACGGACTTGCCGGACTCGATGTTCTTCAGCTTGGTGCGGACCACCGCGCCGCCCTTGCCGGGCTTGTGGTGCTGGAACCAGATGACCTGCCAGAGCTGGCCGTCCAGGTTGAGCACCATGCCGTTCTTCAGGTCGTTCGTGGTCGCCATGCGCGCAGGAGCCTCTTCAGTACGTCGGGGGTCGGGCAGCGCCCCAGCCTACCGGTGGCCCGCCGTGCCGGACGAACCGCGACCCGTAGCCTGACCCGGTGACCTGGTTCGACTCCCCCGCGGATGCCACCGAGCGGCTGCACGGCGCCGGCTACCTCGCCGACGACGCCACCGCCACCACCGTCTTCCTCGCGGGCCGGCTGGAGAAGCCGCTGCTCGTCGAGGGGCCCGCGGGGGTGGGCAAGACCGAGCTGGCCAAGGCGGTCGCGCGCGCCACCGGTGCCGAGCTCGTGCGGCTCCAGTGCTACGAGGGGCTCGACGAGGCCCGCGCGCTCTACGAGTGGAACTACAAGAAGCAGCTCCTGCGCATCCAGGCCACCAGCGACGACCAGGCCTGGGAGCAGACCCACGACGAGATCTTCACCGACGAGTTCCTGCTCACCCGCCCGCTGCTCGGCGCGATCCTCCGCGAGGAGCCGACGGTCCTGCTCATCGACGAGGTCGACAAGACCGACGTCGAGGTCGAGGGCCTGCTGCTCGAGGTGCTCAGCGACTTCCAGGTGACCATCCCCGAGCTCGGCACCGTGGCCGCCGTACGCCGGCCGTTCGTGGTGCTGACCTCCAACGCCTCGCGGGAGCTGTCGGAGGCGGTCAAGCGGCGCTGCCTGTTCCTCCACCTCGACTACCCCGACGCCGAGCGCGAGCGCGAGATCGTCACCTCGCACGTCCCCGAGGCCGCCGAGCGGCTCACGCGTCAGCTGGTCGACCTGGTCGGCACGCTGCGCGAGCTCGACCTCAAGAAGGCACCCTCGATCAGCGAGTCGGTCGACTGGGCGCGCACCCTGGTCGCCCTCGAGGTCGCCGACCTCGACCAGCACGCGGTCGAGCGCACGCTGGGCGTCGTGCTCAAGCACTCCTCCGACCAGACCAAGGCGGTCGCGGCCCTGCGCAACCACCACGCGGGCACCCGGCCCGGCGCGCCCCGGCGACGGTAGGGACGCCGACCCGTGGCGCTGCTCGAACGGCACCTCGCCTTCATCGAGGCCCTGCGCGAGGCCGGTGTCCCGGTCTCCTTGGCCGAGGACCTCGACTCGGTCGTGGCCGTCGAGCAGGTCGGCCTCGGCGACCGCGAGACCCTGCGGGCCGGGCTGGCTGCGACCCTGCTCAAGCGGCAGACCCACCGAGGGCTGTTCGACGCGATCTTCGACCTCTACTTCCCCGCCCTGGTGGGGTCGGGCTGGCGCGGCGGGCCGCTCGACGGCAGCGAGCCGGCACCACCTGCGGACGCAGCCCCCGAGCGCGGCGCCGACGACGCCCTCGCCGAGCTCCGCCAGGCGATGGCCGACGCGCTGGCGGACGGCGACCAGGACGCCATCCGCCTGCTCGTGCGCGAGGCCGTGGAGCAGTACGGCGCGATGCCCGGCCGGGGCGAGGGGCTGTCCTCGTGGTCGTCGTACAACACCGTGCAGCAGCTCTCCCTCGACGGGCTGGTTCTGCGCGTCGCGCGGGCGCTGATGGAGGGCAGCGACGACCGCGACCCGCGCTCGGAGGAGGTCTCGATGCTGACCGCGGCCAACCGGGTCGCGAGCCTCCAGCGGCAGGTCGAGGCCGACGTGCGCCGACGCATCGCGGAGGAGAAGGACCCCGACCACGTCGCGCGCACCACCCTGCGGCCCAGCCTCGACCAGCTGCCGTTCCTCAACGCGCGCCGCGACGACCTCGAGGAGCTGCGGCGCCAGATCTACCCCCTCGCCCGGCGCCTCGCGACGCGACTGGCCCGCGAGCAGCACGCGCGACGGCGCGGCCCGCTGGACTTCCGGCGCACCATCCGCGCCTCCATGGCCACCGGTGGGGTGCCCATCACCACCCACCACAGGCCGAGGCGGCCGCACCGCACCGAGCTGGTCGTGCTGTGCGACGTGAGCGGGTCGGTGGCCAACTTCGCGAGCTTCACGCTCCTGCTCGTCTACGCGCTGCGCGAGCAGTTCACCAAGGTGCGGGCGTTCACCTTCGTCGACGACATCCGGGAGGTCACCGACGACTTCGTCCCCGGGGCCGACCCCGCCGAGACCATGCTGCGGCTCGCCGAGTCCGCGCGGCACGCCTCACGGTGGGGCCGCACCAACTACGGGCGCGCGCTGAGTCGCTTCGTCGAGGACCACCCCGACGCGGTCGGTCCCCGCACCAGCCTGCTCGTCCTCGGCGACGCGCGGTCGAACTACTCCGACCCCGGCCTCGAGGTCCTGCGCGAGCTGGTCGCGACCGCCCGCCACGCCTGGTGGCTCAACCCCGAGCACCGGCGCCAGTGGGGCACCGGCGACTCCGCGGCCCCGGAGTATGCCGAGATGATCGACATGGTCGAGTGCCGCAACCTCACCCAGCTGAGCGAGTTCGTGCACGACCTGGTCTGAGGTCCGCGCGGTCAGCCGTTGATGCTGGCGATGCCGGCCATCACGAGGATGACCGAGGGGATGCCGAAGACGAGCGTGCCGAGCCAGCCGGTGACCAGCCCCGCGGTCGCCACGCCCTCACCGCCCAGGCGGCCACCCGAGGAGCGGATCTCCCGCCGGGCCCGGCCGCCCAGGATGATCGCCGGGATGCCGGTGAAGAAGGCGCAGCCGGTCAGCGACAGGATCCCGCAGACCAGCGCCGCGACCGCCGGGCCGTGCAGCGAGGACGTCGGGTGGCTGGACTGCGCGTGGGTCACGCTGCCGTCGGAGAGGTAGGAGCGGAACTCGCGGTGCTCGGTCCACTGCTCGCCGTCCCACCAGCGCAGGCGGCCCGGCTCGGCGGAGTCGGGGTACCACCCCGCCGGGGGCGACCCGGTCACCGCGGCGTCCGCGGGCGTACGGCGGCGAAGGCCTGCTCGAGCAGGTCGGTCGAGGGCCCCTCGAGGACGACGGGCCGAGCGACGCCCTCCAGCACCACGAACCGCAGCAGGTCGCCGCGCGACTTCTTGTCCAGCCGCATCGACGCGAGCAGGTCGCCCCACGGCGCGCCGTCGTACGACGTGGGGAGGCCGACCGCGGACAGCAGGTCGGCGTGACGGGCGGCCGTGACGTCGTCGAGACGACCGGCGAGGCGGGCCAGCTCGGCGACGAAGACCATGCCGATCGAGATCGCGGCACCGTGGCGGTAGCGGTAGCTCTCGGCACGCTCGATCGCGTGCCCGAGGGTGTGGCCGTAGTTGAGCGCCTCGCGACCGGGGTGGCCGGCAGCGCCGCCGGTCTCCTTGAAGTCACCGGCGACGACGTCGAGCTTGACCTGGATGGCCCGCTCGACGAGCTCCCGCTGCTCCTCGGAGCCGACGCGCATCGCCGTGGCGGGCGACCGCTCGACGATCGAGAGGATCTCGGGGTCGGCGATGAAGCCGCACTTGACCACCTCGGCCATGCCGCTGACCAGCTCGTTGCGCGGCAGGGTCTCCAGCGTCGACAGGTCGCACAGCACCCCGGCGGGGTGGTGGAACGAGCCGACGAGGTTCTTGCCCTCGTCGGTGTTGATGCCGGTCTTGCCACCGACCGCGGCGTCGACCATGCCCAGCAGGGTCGTGGGCACGTGGACCACCTCGACGCCACGCAGCCAGGTCGCCGCGACGAAGCCGCCGAGGTCGGTGGCCGAGCCGCCGCCCAGCGTGACGACCGCGTCGGAGCGGGTGAAGCCGGCCTGACCCAGGACCGACCAGCAGAACTCCGCGACCCGGGCGGTCTTGGCGGTCTCGCCGTCGGGGACCTCGATCCCGTGGGCGGCGAAGCCTGCTGCGTCGAGCGCGTGCCGCAGCGCGCGGGCCCGGTCGGCCATCGCGGTCGGGTGGATGACCGCCACCCGGACCACCCCGTCGCCGAGGAGCGCCGGGAGCCGGTCGGTCAGGTGGTGCCCGACCACGACGTCGTACGACGTGTCGCCCTGCAGGCGCAGCGTGGTGGCGCTCACGCGCCCTCCTCCGCCTCGACCCACGCCCGCACCTCGTCGGCGACCTCGTCGGCCGGACGCCCGTCGGTGTCGACGACGTGCGAGGCGACGGCGGCGTAGATCGGCAGCCGCTCGGTCAGGATCGTCTTGATCCGCGAGCGGATGTTGCCGACCAGGAGCGGGCGCCCCTGGCCGAGCCCGACCCGCTTGGCGGCGTCGGCCAGGCCGACGTTGAGGAACACCACGCGCTGGCCGACGAGCACCTCACGGGTCCCGGGGTCCATCACCGCTCCCCCGCCGAGCGCCAGGACGCCGGTGTGCTCACGGACCGCCGCGCGCACCGCGGCCCGCTCGCGGTCGCGGAAGTAGGGCTCCCCCAGCTCGATGAAGATCTCCTGGACGCTGCGGCCCTCCTGGGCCTCGACGTCCTGGTCGGTGTCACGGACCTCGCAGCCCCAGGCCTGCGCCAGCAGGTCGGCGACAGTGGTCTTGCCGGCCCCCATGGGACCGATCAGGACGACGCGCGGGCCGTGCGGCTCGGTCACCGGAACCTCAGCGTCTCGAGGTAGGACTCGACGTTGCGGCGGGTCTCCCCCACCGAGTCGCCGCCGAACTTCTCCAGCACGGCCTCGGCGAGCACGAGCGCGACCATCGCCTCGGCGACCACCCCGGCGGCCGGCACGGCGCAGACGTCGGAGCGCTGGTGGTGGGCGACCGTGGCCTCGCCGGTCGCGACGTCGACGGTGCGCAGCGCGCGGGGCACGGTCGCGATCGGCTTCATCGCGGCCCGGACCCGCAGGGTCTCGCCGGTGGTCATGCCGCCCTCGGTGCCCCCCGACCGCCCGGAGGTACGGCGGATGCCCTCGTCGGTGCCGACGATCTCGTCGTGCGCCCGGGAGCCGGGGACCTCGGCGAGCCCGAAGCCGTCGCCGACCTCGACGCCCTTGATCGCCTGGATGCCCATGAGCGCCCCGGCGAGCCGGGCGTCGATGCGGCGGTCCCAGTGCACGTGGGAGCCGAGGCCCGGCGGCAGCCCGTGGACCACGACCTCGACGACGCCGCCGAGGGTGTCGCCGTCCTTGTGGGCCTGGTCGATCTCGGCGACCATCGCCTTGCTCGCGTCGGCGTCGAGGCAGCGGACCGGGTCGTCGTCGAGGTGGGCCAGGTCGGCCTTGGTCGGCACCGAGCCGTAGGGCGCGGTGGCCTGGCCGATCCGCACCACGTGCGAGACGATCTCGGCCCCGGTGGCCTGCTCGAGGAAGGCCGACGCGACGGCCCCGAGCGCCACGCGCGCGGCGGTCTCGCGGGCGGAGGCGCGCTCGAGGATCGGGCGGGCCTCGGGGAAGTCGTACTTCTGCATGCCGACCAGGTCGGCGTGGCCCGGGCGCGGCCGGGTCAGGGCGGCGTTGCGGGCCGAGCCCTCGAGCTCGTCGGCCGGGACGGGGTCGGCCGACATCACCTTCTCCCACTTGGGCCACTCGGAGTTGCCGATGCGCAGCGCGACGGGCCCGCCCTGGGTCTCGCCGTGGCGGATGCCGCCGACCACCTCGAGCTCGTCGGCCTCGAACTTCATCCGTGCGCCGCGGCCGTAGCCGAGCCGCCGGCGCGCGAGCGCGTCCTGGATGTCGGCGGAGGTGACGCGGACGTGGGCGGGCAGGCCCTCCAGCACGGCGACCAGCGCCGGGCCGTGGGACTCTCCCGCAGTGAGCCAACGAAGCATGCGCTCAGTCTCTCAGCCGCCGAGGTAGGCCCTCGCGACGGTCTCGCCCCACACGACCCCGATGACCGCGCCGACGAACATGAACGGCCCGAACGGGTAGGACCGGCGCTCGACCACGCGCAGCACCGAGAGCAGGCCACCACCCAGTCCGCCGACCAGGAAGCCGGCGTAGATCCCGACCAGCAGGGGGCCCCAGCCGAGGTAGCCCAGCGCGATGCCCAGCACCCCGGAGAGCCGGACGTCGCCGTAGCCCATGCCGCGCGGGTAGACCAGCCACATCAGCACGAACGTGCCGCCGGCCACGAGCCACCCGAGAGCCGCGCGGCGCAGGTCGTCCCAGTCCCGGCCGGGGACCGCCGCAGCGACCGCGAGGACCACCACCACGGCGTACGACGGCGCGATCACCTTGGTGGGCAGCAGTCGCGTGCGCCAGTCGACCAGGGACAGGGCGACGCCGACCGGCGCGAGGTAGGCCAGGAACAGCAGCGGGGTGGCGAGCCCGACCGACCAGCCCAGGACGGCGCCGACGACGGCGGTCGCGACCGCGCACCTCCAGGCGAGCCCGGGGAGCGCCGCGATGTCGGCGTAGAGCTCCTTCGGCGCCTCCGGGGCGGGCGCGGGCTCCTCGGGCGGGGCGGTCGTGTCGGTCTCGTCGCGGTGGTGCGCCGACGGGTCCTGGTCGGGCTCGGGCTCGGGGTCGGGCTCGGGGTCGGGCTCGGGGATCGCACGGACGAGCACCGGCACGAACCACCCGGTCACGGCCCCCAGCACGGCCATGAGCAGCGCGGCGGCCAGGGACGAGGACACCTGCGGAGCCTAGCGACGGGAGTCGGCGCGGCGGGCCAGCTCGGCGCGACCCGCCTCGCGCAGCACACCCACCTCGACGCGCTGCCCGGTCATCAGGGCGACCTGGAGGGCCGCCTGGTGGGCGAGCAGGTCGAGCCCGTCGACCAGCGGCAGCCCGACGGACAGCGTGGTCTCGGCCAGCGGCGTGGGCCACGGGTCGTAGACGACCTCGAACACCGCGCCGACCTGGGCCGCCGCCGACAGCACCCCGGAGGTCTGCGCCTCGGCGGGGATCGTGCTGACCAGCAGGTCGGCGTCGACGACGCGGCGCTCGAGGTCGTCGAGCCGGGCGACGGTGAGCAGGGGCGGGGTCGGGTGCCGGTGGACGGCCTCCACGGTCGCGACCGCCCGCGCGGGGTCGCGGACCAGCAGGGTGGCGTGGCTGCAGCCGAGGTCGGCCAGCCCCAGCAGGACCGAGGCGGCCGTGGCTCCCCCACCGAGCACGATCGCGGAGTCCGGCGACCCGCCGAGCCGCTCGCGCAGCGCCCCGACCACCCCCGGGACGTCGGTGTTGTCACCGACCCGGCGGCCCCCCTCGAGCACGACGGTGTTGGCGCCCCCCGCGAGCCTCGCCGTGTCCGAGACCTCGTCGAGCAGCGGCATCACCGCGCGCTTGAGCGGCATGGTCAGCGACAGCCCGTGCCAGGAGTCGTCGAGCCCCTCGAGGTACGCCGCCAGGTCGTCCTCGCCGACGTCGTGGGCGTCGTACTCCCAGTCGAGGCCGAGCGCGGCGTAGGCGGCCCGGTGCAGCGCGGGCGACAGCGAGTGCGCGATCGGTCGACCGAGCACCCCGCAGCGTCGGCGCCCGGGGCCGGGCCCGCTCAGCACCGGTCGGACCCGGCGCAGAACTTCGCCAGGTCGTTGTTCTTCCACGACAGGAACTGGTCGTAGTCCTTGGTGAACCTGGTCTCGCCGGTGTCGAGGTTGACCGTCACGTAGTAGATCCAGTCACCCGGGGTGGGGTCGGCGGCCGCCGCGATGGCCTCGTCGCCGGGCGCCTCGATCGGGGTCGGCGGGAGGCCGGGGTACTTGCGGGTGTTGTAGGGCGAGTCGACCTGGAGGTCCTCGGTGGTCAGGCCCAGGCCCAGGTCGCGCCCGAGGGCGTAGTTGACCGTGGCGTCGATCTGCAGCAGCTTGTCGGTCGCGTTGGTCTCGAGGCGGTTGTAGATCACCCGCGCGACCTTGCCGCGGTCCTGGTCGCGGTTGGCCTCGGACTCCACGAGGCTGGCCACGATCATCAGCTGGCCCGGGGTGTAGCCCAGCTTCTTGGCCGCCCCCTCGAGGTCGGCCTCGTCGGCGGCCTGGCGCCAGCGGTCGACCATGGTGGCCAGCACCTTGGTCGCGCCGGCGTTGGGCGGGAAGGCGTAGGTGGCGGGGAACAGGTAGCCCTCGGCGTTGCCCTTGGCGTAGGACGGGAGCCCGATGCCCTTGGCGTCCTTGACCGCCTTCTTGTACCTCGCCAACGGGATGTCGGTGGCCTTGGCGAGCCTGGGCAGGATGTCGGAGACCCGCAGCCCCTCGGGGATCGTCACCGAGGCCTGCACCAGGTTGGCCGGGTCGACGAGGACCTCGAGCGCGTCGGCGGCCGGGAGCTGCTTCTTGAGCTGGTAGAAGCCGACCTGGATGTCCTGGGCGTCCGCGTCGTCCTTGGCGGCTTCGCTGAAGGCGTCGACGCTCTTGACCACGCCCTGGGCCTTGAGGTGCCGGGCGATCTCGGTGGTGGTGTCGCCCTGCTTGACCTCGAACAGCACCGAACCGGTGCCGGGGCCGTCGTAGTCCGGCGGCGGGGCCATCAGCGCGTCGATCTTGTCCTTGCCGAAGGTGAAGGCGGCGACGGCACCGGCGACCACCAGCGCCGCGACCACGATCAGGACCAGGCACGACTTGAGGCTCCCGAGGCGGCGGTGCCGGCGCGGGGCGGGCTCGAGGTCGCTGAAGAACGACCGCCCCTCCTCCTCGGCGGTGAGGGGCGCGCCCTCCTGGGCGACCTCCTCGTGCGGCGGCTCGTCCTGGCCGAACAGGCTGAAGCCGTGCTCGTCGTCGCGGTCGCGCTCCAGGCTCATGCCACTCCCTGTCGTCGTCGGTCAGCCGGGAGGTCCGCCGACCAGCTCACCGGGCGGCGCTCCCGTCGCGCGCTCGGTGTCAAGTGCATTCTGCAGGATGACGACCGCAGCGGCCTGGTCGACGACGGCTCGCCGCTTCCTGCCGTGCTTCTTCCCGCGCCCCCCGTGCTCGCGCAGCTGGTGCGTGGCCGTGACGGTGCTCATCCGTTCGTCGCACAGCCGCACGCCCACGGTGCTCCCGGCGGCGCCGAGCGCCTGGACGAGCTGGTCGGCGTAGGCGCGGACCTTGGCGGCCGCGGGACCCTCCTGCCCCGACAGGGACCGGGGCAGCCCCACGACGACCTCGACGGCCTCGTGCTCGGCGACCAGGGCGACCAGGCGAGGCACGTCGTCCTCGCCGCGCGGCAGGGTCTCGACCGGGGTGGCGAGGAGGCCCGAGCGGTCGCTGGTCGCGACCCCGACCCGGACGTCACCGACGTCCACGCCGATCCGCGCGCCCTCCCGCACCCTCAGGCCCCGCCGGCCTCACGGACGCGGAGCACCTCGGCACGGACGTCGGCCAGCGCCTGCTCGACGCCCGAGGCGTCCGAGCCGCCGCCCTGCGCCACGTCGTCCTTGCCGCCGCCCCGACCGCCGATCGCGGGCGAGGCCGCGCGGACCAGCGCGTTGGCCGAGAAACCCGCCGCCCGCGCCCGGTCGTTGGTCGCCGCGACCACGGACACCTTG
This genomic window from Nocardioides marmoribigeumensis contains:
- a CDS encoding dihydrolipoyl dehydrogenase family protein gives rise to the protein MRTPVGDAYDVIVVGLGPGGEFAANKLAGAGLSVLAVDKHLAGGECPYYGCVPSKLMMRGATAVVEARHAPGVSGECDVRPDWKAVARRVARGTHGWDDTASVERLQERGATVLHGEARLTGARSVEVDGTPYSASRAVLLATGTSPAAPPIDGLADTPFWTNRDIVKVTDLPRTMAVVGAGPIGCELAQAFARFGVDVTLLEAGERILAKEEPEVSALMADVLRRDGMTVRSGVGISRVTHRDDGFVLTVDGEEVRAERLLVAAGRDTGLPAIGLESVGIDTEDRTFVDVDDHLRVRDDDGATVEGLWALGDVVGKGLFTHVAKYQAAVVIRQLLGEEGPAADYSAVPRVTFTYPEVGAVGLTEAQAREAGHDVRVGVVDIKDSSRGDLHGEGNDGLVKLVATGDRLLGGTSVGPMGGEVLAMLTTAVHAGVPVSVLKSMIYAYPTWHGVVRQALSALGGTAPQRDAPSPLG
- the nusB gene encoding transcription antitermination factor NusB, which translates into the protein MAEQRPHRSSRSKARSRALTVLFESEVRGLSLDGTLQQRLDDQDPPVAGYTVELVRGVVDHQEEIDELLSRYSRDWSLTRMPAVDRNALRLAVYEMRHTDVPDEVAIDEAVDLVTELSTDDSPAFVNGILGAILRDGTHRV
- the efp gene encoding elongation factor P; its protein translation is MATTNDLKNGMVLNLDGQLWQVIWFQHHKPGKGGAVVRTKLKNIESGKSVDKTFNADVKVEVANVDKRTMQYLYNDGTNYVFMDSGTYDQLEIDPETVGEAKNFLLEQQEAIVATNEGRVLYLELPASVELEVTYTEPGLQGDRSTGGTKPATLETGHTIQVPLFITTGERVKVDTRDSSYLGRVS
- a CDS encoding AAA family ATPase, whose product is MTWFDSPADATERLHGAGYLADDATATTVFLAGRLEKPLLVEGPAGVGKTELAKAVARATGAELVRLQCYEGLDEARALYEWNYKKQLLRIQATSDDQAWEQTHDEIFTDEFLLTRPLLGAILREEPTVLLIDEVDKTDVEVEGLLLEVLSDFQVTIPELGTVAAVRRPFVVLTSNASRELSEAVKRRCLFLHLDYPDAEREREIVTSHVPEAAERLTRQLVDLVGTLRELDLKKAPSISESVDWARTLVALEVADLDQHAVERTLGVVLKHSSDQTKAVAALRNHHAGTRPGAPRRR
- a CDS encoding vWA domain-containing protein, whose protein sequence is MALLERHLAFIEALREAGVPVSLAEDLDSVVAVEQVGLGDRETLRAGLAATLLKRQTHRGLFDAIFDLYFPALVGSGWRGGPLDGSEPAPPADAAPERGADDALAELRQAMADALADGDQDAIRLLVREAVEQYGAMPGRGEGLSSWSSYNTVQQLSLDGLVLRVARALMEGSDDRDPRSEEVSMLTAANRVASLQRQVEADVRRRIAEEKDPDHVARTTLRPSLDQLPFLNARRDDLEELRRQIYPLARRLATRLAREQHARRRGPLDFRRTIRASMATGGVPITTHHRPRRPHRTELVVLCDVSGSVANFASFTLLLVYALREQFTKVRAFTFVDDIREVTDDFVPGADPAETMLRLAESARHASRWGRTNYGRALSRFVEDHPDAVGPRTSLLVLGDARSNYSDPGLEVLRELVATARHAWWLNPEHRRQWGTGDSAAPEYAEMIDMVECRNLTQLSEFVHDLV
- a CDS encoding DUF4190 domain-containing protein, translating into MTGSPPAGWYPDSAEPGRLRWWDGEQWTEHREFRSYLSDGSVTHAQSSHPTSSLHGPAVAALVCGILSLTGCAFFTGIPAIILGGRARREIRSSGGRLGGEGVATAGLVTGWLGTLVFGIPSVILVMAGIASING
- the aroB gene encoding 3-dehydroquinate synthase, producing MSATTLRLQGDTSYDVVVGHHLTDRLPALLGDGVVRVAVIHPTAMADRARALRHALDAAGFAAHGIEVPDGETAKTARVAEFCWSVLGQAGFTRSDAVVTLGGGSATDLGGFVAATWLRGVEVVHVPTTLLGMVDAAVGGKTGINTDEGKNLVGSFHHPAGVLCDLSTLETLPRNELVSGMAEVVKCGFIADPEILSIVERSPATAMRVGSEEQRELVERAIQVKLDVVAGDFKETGGAAGHPGREALNYGHTLGHAIERAESYRYRHGAAISIGMVFVAELARLAGRLDDVTAARHADLLSAVGLPTSYDGAPWGDLLASMRLDKKSRGDLLRFVVLEGVARPVVLEGPSTDLLEQAFAAVRPRTPR
- a CDS encoding shikimate kinase, with amino-acid sequence MTEPHGPRVVLIGPMGAGKTTVADLLAQAWGCEVRDTDQDVEAQEGRSVQEIFIELGEPYFRDRERAAVRAAVREHTGVLALGGGAVMDPGTREVLVGQRVVFLNVGLADAAKRVGLGQGRPLLVGNIRSRIKTILTERLPIYAAVASHVVDTDGRPADEVADEVRAWVEAEEGA
- the aroC gene encoding chorismate synthase, with the protein product MLRWLTAGESHGPALVAVLEGLPAHVRVTSADIQDALARRRLGYGRGARMKFEADELEVVGGIRHGETQGGPVALRIGNSEWPKWEKVMSADPVPADELEGSARNAALTRPRPGHADLVGMQKYDFPEARPILERASARETAARVALGAVASAFLEQATGAEIVSHVVRIGQATAPYGSVPTKADLAHLDDDPVRCLDADASKAMVAEIDQAHKDGDTLGGVVEVVVHGLPPGLGSHVHWDRRIDARLAGALMGIQAIKGVEVGDGFGLAEVPGSRAHDEIVGTDEGIRRTSGRSGGTEGGMTTGETLRVRAAMKPIATVPRALRTVDVATGEATVAHHQRSDVCAVPAAGVVAEAMVALVLAEAVLEKFGGDSVGETRRNVESYLETLRFR
- a CDS encoding A24 family peptidase, whose protein sequence is MSSSLAAALLMAVLGAVTGWFVPVLVRAIPEPDPEPDPEPEPDQDPSAHHRDETDTTAPPEEPAPAPEAPKELYADIAALPGLAWRCAVATAVVGAVLGWSVGLATPLLFLAYLAPVGVALSLVDWRTRLLPTKVIAPSYAVVVVLAVAAAVPGRDWDDLRRAALGWLVAGGTFVLMWLVYPRGMGYGDVRLSGVLGIALGYLGWGPLLVGIYAGFLVGGLGGGLLSVLRVVERRSYPFGPFMFVGAVIGVVWGETVARAYLGG
- a CDS encoding shikimate dehydrogenase — its product is MLSGPGPGRRRCGVLGRPIAHSLSPALHRAAYAALGLDWEYDAHDVGEDDLAAYLEGLDDSWHGLSLTMPLKRAVMPLLDEVSDTARLAGGANTVVLEGGRRVGDNTDVPGVVGALRERLGGSPDSAIVLGGGATAASVLLGLADLGCSHATLLVRDPARAVATVEAVHRHPTPPLLTVARLDDLERRVVDADLLVSTIPAEAQTSGVLSAAAQVGAVFEVVYDPWPTPLAETTLSVGLPLVDGLDLLAHQAALQVALMTGQRVEVGVLREAGRAELARRADSRR
- the mltG gene encoding endolytic transglycosylase MltG, coding for MSLERDRDDEHGFSLFGQDEPPHEEVAQEGAPLTAEEEGRSFFSDLEPAPRRHRRLGSLKSCLVLIVVAALVVAGAVAAFTFGKDKIDALMAPPPDYDGPGTGSVLFEVKQGDTTTEIARHLKAQGVVKSVDAFSEAAKDDADAQDIQVGFYQLKKQLPAADALEVLVDPANLVQASVTIPEGLRVSDILPRLAKATDIPLARYKKAVKDAKGIGLPSYAKGNAEGYLFPATYAFPPNAGATKVLATMVDRWRQAADEADLEGAAKKLGYTPGQLMIVASLVESEANRDQDRGKVARVIYNRLETNATDKLLQIDATVNYALGRDLGLGLTTEDLQVDSPYNTRKYPGLPPTPIEAPGDEAIAAAADPTPGDWIYYVTVNLDTGETRFTKDYDQFLSWKNNDLAKFCAGSDRC